The proteins below are encoded in one region of Conexivisphaerales archaeon:
- a CDS encoding ATPase domain-containing protein — protein MTEQILEIPFGLDGLQSFLQRRGHTLLIKGLAGTGKTTLALQLLSGLGKGEGIYISSRVSEAKLAKQIPWIKRERAARDSEFVDVRVDSPAAVLESIMLLVYQKKAPVIVLDTWDGLAKEMEPVERLRAEKTLTALADSSETRVIFVSEEPGMTTMDYMVDGIVELTRSEEHSRVFREIELNKLRGTSITQQRYLYTLLGGKFRHFIPYTEPDYSRMKKTKPIPDYEEGYSYGSKELDEILTPLRQGTSLTIEYGEGVPYSAIRLIEYPLVTNFLNLGRSVVMIPLLGASVRELHNHILRCVDRDAIRNRLRIAVASEYGTNGGSEFYNMGRSKVSREHKSYAEEVERLKKKSKDRHLLVIDSISFLENRFATELEELVESLSHRVIQTQSNGDAVVFLLNSFSKLRDRILTMTDRHIKLFVKDRSIVLMGEKPATEAYVLQPSNSNPLLPEVTRVV, from the coding sequence TTGACTGAGCAGATACTAGAAATTCCCTTCGGACTTGATGGACTGCAGTCGTTTTTGCAGAGGAGAGGCCACACACTCCTGATAAAGGGATTAGCAGGGACGGGAAAGACTACACTTGCTCTGCAGCTACTTTCCGGGCTAGGAAAAGGAGAAGGCATCTATATATCGTCGAGGGTTTCTGAAGCCAAGCTGGCAAAGCAGATACCCTGGATCAAAAGGGAAAGAGCTGCAAGAGACAGCGAATTTGTAGATGTCAGGGTCGATTCTCCTGCTGCAGTCCTTGAAAGCATAATGCTGCTTGTCTATCAGAAGAAGGCCCCGGTTATAGTCCTCGATACCTGGGATGGTCTAGCTAAGGAGATGGAGCCTGTCGAGAGACTGAGGGCAGAAAAGACCTTGACAGCGCTTGCAGATTCCTCTGAAACCAGAGTTATCTTCGTCAGCGAAGAGCCAGGGATGACCACTATGGACTATATGGTGGATGGTATAGTCGAGCTGACCAGGTCTGAAGAGCACTCAAGGGTCTTCAGAGAGATCGAGCTGAATAAGTTGAGAGGGACTTCGATAACCCAGCAGAGGTATCTGTACACACTGTTGGGAGGTAAATTCAGGCATTTTATCCCCTATACAGAGCCTGACTACAGCAGGATGAAAAAGACCAAGCCTATACCTGATTACGAGGAGGGCTATTCCTATGGTAGCAAGGAGCTTGATGAAATTCTCACTCCACTCCGCCAGGGCACATCGTTGACAATAGAATATGGAGAGGGGGTTCCTTATTCTGCAATAAGGCTGATAGAGTATCCTCTTGTTACGAACTTCCTGAACCTGGGCAGAAGCGTTGTGATGATTCCATTACTGGGAGCCAGCGTCAGAGAGCTGCATAACCATATTTTGAGATGTGTTGACAGAGATGCTATCAGAAATAGGCTGAGAATTGCCGTTGCTTCAGAGTACGGCACGAACGGTGGTAGTGAGTTCTACAATATGGGTAGAAGCAAAGTGAGCAGAGAACACAAAAGTTATGCTGAAGAGGTCGAGAGGTTAAAGAAGAAATCCAAGGACAGACACCTTCTAGTGATTGACAGCATCAGCTTTCTGGAAAACAGATTCGCCACTGAGCTTGAGGAGCTGGTCGAAAGCCTTTCCCACAGGGTGATTCAGACTCAATCTAACGGCGATGCTGTTGTCTTCCTCCTCAATTCGTTTTCAAAGCTCAGAGATAGAATTCTTACGATGACAGACAGGCATATCAAACTGTTTGTGAAAGACAGGTCCATCGTTCTCATGGGAGAAAAGCCAGCAACGGAAGCCTATGTGCTTCAGCCAAGCAATTCCAACCCGCTTCTACCAGAGGTAACGAGAGTGGTGTAG
- a CDS encoding RNA-guided pseudouridylation complex pseudouridine synthase subunit Cbf5, whose translation MSSELREEIFKGLKVVGEDSEGEYGYFPDRRPVHELLRYGFVPLDKPAGQLSHQVVAWVRRLASVDSAGHSGTLDPMATGLLPVAINEATKALSTLLLGPKEYYAVMRLHSPVPDSELLQVLDEFTTEIYQRPPQRSSVRRVTRTRTVYEMELVERRGNLALIRVLCQAGTYVRKLIYDMGEVLGVGATMTELRRTKVCNIKESDGLVRLQELALAFKHYREKGDEALLRKTIWPVERAVQHLKKVVVKDSAVDPLCHGAMLAAPGLARISMDIEKQDVVAIYTQKAELVGFGISLVNSAAMEEAEKGFVVRVDRVVMPTGSYPHYRKGAEIKEELQAGSI comes from the coding sequence ATGTCGAGCGAACTTAGAGAAGAAATATTCAAGGGTCTCAAAGTTGTTGGTGAAGATTCAGAGGGAGAGTATGGGTATTTTCCTGACCGTAGGCCTGTACATGAGCTGCTCAGATACGGCTTCGTCCCACTCGATAAGCCTGCAGGCCAGCTGAGCCACCAGGTGGTTGCGTGGGTTCGCAGGCTAGCTAGCGTAGACTCAGCCGGACACAGTGGTACGCTTGACCCTATGGCTACAGGCCTGCTACCAGTAGCTATAAACGAAGCAACAAAGGCCCTTTCGACACTTCTTCTAGGTCCCAAGGAGTACTATGCTGTAATGAGGCTGCACAGTCCTGTGCCTGATTCCGAACTACTTCAAGTACTCGATGAATTCACTACTGAGATCTACCAGAGGCCCCCTCAGAGAAGCAGCGTAAGGCGAGTGACGAGGACAAGAACAGTTTATGAGATGGAACTGGTTGAGAGAAGGGGGAATCTTGCTCTGATCAGGGTGCTCTGCCAAGCAGGGACCTACGTGAGGAAGCTGATCTATGATATGGGTGAGGTTCTTGGGGTGGGTGCAACGATGACTGAGCTGAGGAGGACAAAGGTGTGCAACATAAAGGAGAGCGATGGCCTTGTAAGGCTTCAGGAGCTCGCTTTAGCATTTAAGCACTACAGAGAGAAGGGGGACGAAGCTCTTCTCAGGAAAACAATCTGGCCTGTAGAAAGGGCAGTGCAGCACCTCAAGAAGGTGGTGGTGAAGGATTCTGCCGTCGACCCGCTCTGTCATGGAGCGATGCTGGCAGCCCCAGGTCTGGCAAGAATATCGATGGATATCGAAAAGCAGGACGTTGTGGCAATTTACACTCAGAAGGCCGAGCTGGTAGGTTTTGGAATCTCACTCGTGAATTCAGCTGCGATGGAGGAGGCAGAGAAGGGCTTTGTTGTAAGGGTCGACAGGGTAGTTATGCCTACTGGGAGCTATCCTCACTACAGGAAGGGGGCAGAGATTAAAGAAGAGCTGCAGGCTGGGAGCATTTAG
- a CDS encoding cytidylate kinase family protein gives MVLSGPPAVGKTTVARIISSKLPLKYVSGGDMLKEIAKEKGYRVGGEEWWDTDEGQKFLQERAKDFRYDLEVDRRLQQLVTQGGYVITSYAIPWLNPNGVKVWLKASQLVRARRMARRDSITVEKALEVVRLRDRENAELYKRMYGYEFEKDLSVFDLMVNTEQIEAEEVANLIIQYVSSLQK, from the coding sequence ATAGTTCTTTCAGGCCCTCCAGCAGTTGGGAAGACTACCGTAGCTAGGATAATCTCTTCAAAACTTCCGCTGAAGTACGTATCTGGCGGCGATATGCTGAAGGAAATAGCGAAGGAGAAGGGATACAGGGTTGGTGGGGAGGAATGGTGGGATACCGACGAAGGCCAGAAATTCCTCCAGGAAAGGGCGAAAGACTTCAGGTATGACCTCGAAGTTGACAGAAGGCTTCAGCAGCTGGTAACCCAGGGAGGCTACGTCATCACAAGCTATGCTATCCCCTGGCTGAACCCGAACGGTGTGAAGGTCTGGCTGAAGGCTTCTCAGCTTGTAAGGGCAAGAAGGATGGCCAGAAGAGACAGCATAACAGTCGAAAAGGCACTTGAGGTGGTCAGGCTGAGGGACAGAGAAAACGCAGAGCTGTACAAGAGAATGTACGGCTATGAGTTCGAGAAGGACCTCTCTGTCTTTGACCTGATGGTGAATACAGAGCAGATAGAGGCAGAAGAAGTTGCAAACCTGATAATACAATATGTCTCCTCCCTCCAGAAGTGA
- a CDS encoding adenylate kinase — translation MAAPSRILVGGLPGVGKTTVLNSVAEQIRSSGMQVELVVFGSVMLEEAKKMGVTDRDQLRFLPVQQQRSLQVKAAKKINSISADFVLIDTHFVIRTPEGFWPGLPIDVLREINPTHIIMIRAPVQAIISRREQDKARKRDFEPAEQIEQELELSRQFMVVASAETGAPMKVIDNPEGKLDDAISEFLSTIRAKQSVKNYAPDGSAGQ, via the coding sequence TTGGCAGCTCCTAGCAGAATCCTTGTCGGAGGGCTTCCGGGGGTCGGAAAGACAACAGTCCTCAACAGCGTAGCTGAGCAGATCAGGTCATCTGGAATGCAGGTGGAGCTGGTAGTGTTCGGAAGCGTAATGCTCGAGGAAGCAAAGAAGATGGGAGTAACTGACAGGGACCAGCTCCGCTTCCTGCCTGTTCAGCAGCAGAGGTCTCTTCAGGTGAAGGCTGCGAAGAAGATCAACTCGATTTCAGCAGACTTCGTTCTGATCGATACACATTTCGTAATCAGAACCCCTGAGGGTTTCTGGCCAGGCTTGCCGATCGATGTGCTGAGGGAGATAAACCCCACTCATATAATAATGATAAGGGCACCAGTTCAGGCCATAATTTCGAGAAGAGAGCAGGATAAGGCGAGAAAGAGGGACTTCGAACCTGCTGAGCAGATAGAGCAGGAGCTCGAATTGTCGAGGCAGTTCATGGTAGTTGCATCTGCCGAAACAGGAGCTCCGATGAAGGTGATAGATAACCCTGAAGGAAAGCTTGATGATGCTATATCAGAATTCCTGAGCACTATAAGGGCCAAGCAGTCCGTGAAGAACTATGCCCCAGATGGAAGTGCAGGCCAATGA
- a CDS encoding MTH1187 family thiamine-binding protein, which produces MPKRRIKVIAEFSIHPIGSGISVSKYVKAALKAISEVKGVRFETNPMATVLEADDLTTIFKAVSAAHEAVFSEGAERVDFLLRVDDRRDKPRVMEDKVTKVKLD; this is translated from the coding sequence ATGCCAAAAAGAAGAATTAAGGTGATAGCAGAGTTTAGTATACATCCGATTGGTTCTGGGATAAGCGTGTCTAAATACGTGAAAGCGGCGCTGAAGGCGATATCAGAGGTAAAGGGCGTTCGATTTGAGACGAATCCGATGGCTACTGTATTAGAGGCTGATGACTTGACCACCATATTCAAGGCTGTCTCTGCTGCTCACGAAGCTGTATTCAGCGAAGGAGCAGAGAGAGTTGATTTTCTGTTGAGAGTAGATGACAGAAGAGACAAGCCCAGAGTTATGGAGGATAAGGTAACAAAAGTAAAGCTGGACTGA
- a CDS encoding EMC3/TMCO1 family protein — protein MFELATLLTFPYIAIIVIPIEIASSFIANYVIVKKTDVNQLRIATVEYQAFMKEYRQAVMQKDQARVDKLKKKMKSVQDPYMKAQRERMRVSFSYLFPLTLIYFALAFAVGFRTLVAVSPYKIPALPLPQLPFIEALTAFHSGFGMPLFTWYFLTYTAVNLLISRVMGTTWAQ, from the coding sequence TTGTTCGAACTAGCTACTCTGCTAACCTTTCCGTACATAGCGATCATAGTCATTCCGATTGAGATCGCCTCGAGCTTCATAGCCAACTATGTGATAGTCAAGAAGACTGACGTCAATCAGTTAAGAATAGCCACAGTGGAGTATCAGGCATTCATGAAGGAATACAGGCAGGCTGTTATGCAGAAAGACCAGGCCAGAGTCGACAAGCTGAAGAAGAAGATGAAGAGCGTGCAGGACCCATACATGAAGGCGCAGAGGGAGAGGATGAGGGTCAGCTTCTCCTACCTGTTTCCACTTACCCTCATCTATTTTGCACTTGCATTTGCTGTAGGGTTCAGAACTCTGGTAGCTGTATCGCCATACAAGATACCTGCTCTACCTCTTCCTCAGCTTCCTTTCATCGAAGCTCTTACAGCCTTCCATTCCGGCTTCGGCATGCCTCTGTTTACATGGTACTTTCTTACATACACAGCAGTTAACCTGCTGATAAGCAGGGTTATGGGTACCACGTGGGCTCAGTAA